The Alligator mississippiensis isolate rAllMis1 chromosome 3, rAllMis1, whole genome shotgun sequence DNA window TCTATAAGCATCCTGAAACTTAGATAATATATGTCTTAGCTGAATTTGTGAAGCTGGCCTGTAGACTTCAGCAGGAACCTTGGGTTCTTAAAAATACATGCCATTCTAAGTATCTTGCTGAATCTTGATTTGTCCTGATCTCATTGACCTAAAATACAGATATTTTCTACCATCTCCACTGGCGTTAGCAGCATTGGAAGCACCAGCTGAGACAGCCCACCAGTTGCTGATACTGTTTTCAGCACCATAGACCTGATAATGTTTATTAGGCCTGCTTCTTAGATCCATTCAAGAAAAGCCTGACTGAAGCAGGACTCTGTGTTCTTAATGCTCATGTAGCTAGTGGGACCTCAGCAATGGTAGGAGATTTTCCTTCTATGGACAGGGATTTTGTGGCAGCTTGAAAGCTAGACTAGATATGCCATTAGTGAAGGCTTCTGAATTCTAGGCTAAGTCTTAAGTATGTGGAATAAGGATCCATGTCAGCTACTGGCTCTGTTGCTATTCATATTGTCAATAGCAGCCCaatgcatttttaataaaaatactcTACGTTAGACAGTCATAACCTTGAGGGCAGCAAGTAGTTTCTAGGGCTTTGTGACTTTTCTCATACTGTAAAAGGTAAATGGGTGTGTAGGCTAGAAGGAAAGGGGGTGGAAGTCTTGGCACAGAAAAGTGGAGTCTCACTATGGAGAATAATGGGAACCATTGCTTTAAATGTAAAAGAAGAAGTTGTCTACCTCAGCCTACCAGCACCTGTATCTCTCTGTTGGTATCTACTCATAGACAGCCTTGTGAATATGTCAGGTCATATTCTGATCCCTGGAATCTATGATGATGTTGCCACCCTTACAGAAGAGGAGaagcagttggatgaatcaattGAATATGATCTAGAGGAACATAAAACTATTGCTGGTGTGAACAAATTCCTCTATGACACCAAGGTATGGtagcatctttattaatgatctgtAGAAAATGTTTAAATGACCTATTACCTTCACTTGATAActtcagacttcactgatttttttcaagGAATAGTGAacacaacaaaataaaacaaaggaatCTAGATCATTGCAGACTCGAGTAAAAAGTTtaaagagaaacagagagagatagTACCCATCTGGTCAAATGCAAACTAATATATCTGGGGAAATATAATCTGAACTATAAATTTTTAGTGAAAAGGGATAATGCAGAAAAACAAGGAAAccataagaaaagaaaagccctAAGGTAAAATGGGTAAACACTGGTTTTTAAGCAAGATTGGGAAGTGGATAGCTGCAGAAAAGTTGATGTGATTTTGCTATCTTTATATATTTAGTTCAGATATTGATGTCTGACAGACATACCAAAATAGTCCCCCTTCAAGCCTTTAAATTGCAAGCCAAATAGCAAACTATGTTTTATATGTCAGCGAGGGTAtgattttttacttttatttttgccaataTATTTATACTGCTAAGAGCCCTGCTGTGAATGTAGTTATTCCCATATAGAAGTCCCTGAACTGGAACAAGCTATACCAGTAAGACAGTTGTGTAAAAGTATGAATGTGGCCAGACAAATTGCAATGAGATGTAAGCTAAGGGGTGAACTTAGTGTGCTGCCTCTGTGACAACTGCCAGCATGTATATTTGTTAGTTTCAACGCATCAAATgcagctcttcgttttcactcATTTCCTGGCTATAGGAAAGcaaagcaatttttctgttgcaaacaggACAGACAGATCACAAAGGGTAAGAATGTATTTAATACTGTGGATTTccattggaaatctctgggttcatctgaCAAAATGtgtttgcccacctaacagtgctaacattgtctGGCATCCCACAGCATCCTTGAGAGGCTCTCGAGGCATCCCTAGACTGTCTTGGCATCTTAGCTGAGTATCACTCTTCTGAACTAAGGAGATTTTGCCACTTTGGGCATtggagggcggggagggggcactttaattagcgagcaATACTACTTAAAAGCACCCAAGCATCATGTATATTAGTATCCCCGTGCTAAAAAAATGGCTGCgtggcactttgaactaaagctcattcaacaagctctagttcaaagtgccccaccaccatttttcagcgtggggacgctgatacacgtgatgctggaggctgctggagcatgttaatttccctgctccagcagactcaattaatcaagtctactccgaCGTGCTGAAtttacagcgcatcggagcagccttcctgcatgtgtgtaagtgccctttcTGTACCAGGattgttaaagtgcattaaactCCCATGTGTAAATGAGGCATAACTATCAACAAAAATGgaaattgaaaagaaaagaatatattCCGCTTATAAGGGGATTTTTGTGTGTATGCCAATCGTATTTATTTtcctatatttttaatatatattttcttatatatatacatttttttttttatgttgccatcttaaagattttattttcatttcttctcctcctcttcctccagagAAGTAGAAGGAATTATTTACTGATTGCTGTCCCATTATTGCTTTCATTGTTTAGATAAGAGGTATGCTATATTAAAAAAGATTGTTTTCCTTTGTAATATGAAAGCTTCTCAGTTCTGTTTAGTTAAGCCAATTCCATTTGAACAAATTCAGTTTTATACTGAGTAGGCTACTAGTTCTGAAATCAACAGCCAGTTGGACTCGAGGTGTGCTTTGCTTTCGTTTTGCTTTTTGAAGTCAGGTCATTGGCATCAGAATTTGTATAGCTCCAGATAAAAGTATAGTTTTATAAATGGGAAGCAACTCAAATTATTATTCAACCAAATATGAATGAGTAGCATACACTGCATCTATTGATTATCACAATTTGTAATCTTTCTGTAAAATGTGAAATATGAAAATAGATAAATAATTTGCTCCTTTCTGTCACATGAATCTCTCTTTTCTTCCAAATATTTCTATGCTTTAGGGAAATGTTGATTAAAATGAAGTAGCAGATTTTACCTGGCAAGACCTTTTGTTGACAAAGGGGGTTTTAATCACAAATCAATGAGCTGTAAATTACAGGAATGATCAGGTACAAATTTTGGAATGCAAGACGTTTGGTTTTTGAGTAGATTAACCCTGCCAGTTGTGAATTGCTGTACATTTTTTGTacgtttgttgttttttaaaggagGACATACTTCTACATTTGTGGCGTTATCCTTGTCTCTCTATCCATGGGATTGAAGGAGCTTTTTATGAACCAGGAATTAAAACTGTTATACCATCAAAAGTAATAGGAAAATTTTCAATTAGGCAAGTCCCACACATGGCTCTTGCAACTGTGGAAAAGCAGGTAAATTTTAACCTTTGGTCCAGTGCAAGTCAAGTCCTTGGTAATTTCAGAGGTCCTATCAACATTTAAAATTAACAATCAGAATAATGAATGGTCTGTTTCCAATACATACCTGTTTATGAGGTTAAGTATGTAAGCAGAGGGCTGCTCATGCATCATTGGTATGGTATTCAACCAGATATAAACAAGTAGCATACACTGGATATAGAGATTAATGTAATTTATGGGTACCTTTTTGTTGAAGGATGAAAGATCTATAAACACTCATAATAGAAAGGCATTTTCTTTGTAGGTGACACAGTATTTAGAGGAAGTATTCTCTAAGAGAAACAGTTCCAACAAACTGAAAGTGTCTATGCCAATGGGTACAATGCCTTGGATTGCTGATATTAAAAAGCCTATGTACCTAGCAGCCAAAACAGCAATTAAAACaggtttgtttgttcttttttttttccatctttaatgTCAGTTATAGACCTTTTTTGAAAGAATTGTGACTTCGACTAAAGGTAAGAAGCTTCCCTAAAACCAACAATTTTCTAAGGAACATAATTCTGTAGATGCAGAAATCAATTCTTTGCATGTGTTCCAGTTTTTGGAGAAGAACCAGATATGATCCAGGATGGATCAACGATCCCTATTGCCAGAATGTTCCAGAATGAAACAAGGAAGAGCGTGATGATGCTTCCAATTGGAGCAGCTGATGCCGGGGAGCATtctcaaaatgaaaaaataagcAGGTTTTAGTTTTGTGTTTCAAGCACCAAAAAAGAAGTGGGGAAAGGAGTCCTCCAACACTCATTGAGAGCAGTGCCAGGATTCTGGTGACAGCCCCATCTCTGGGCCACAGAGTATAGCTGATTCCTATCTATCATCTTCAACAAGAATTTTATTGTCATGCCCCGTAGGGAAAAGTCACCTTAAATCCAAACCACACAATTTCTCACAAACCAGTTAGCTTGCCTTTAAAATATATCACAGGTATTTTTTGTTACTAACTTGATTTAAAACATACTTTTGCTATGGGAGGACAGTATGTAATATAACAGCATTTTAATCAGAAAATCTATGATGGGGTGTTATTTATATGTGTAGCTTAGTTTGCGGGGGGGAGCAAAGGTTTTACTGCTTTTTATTCACGTTGGCCTGAAGAGCTAGATGTAGCTAAGCATATGTCTGTATTACAGTGACTGCAGCTCAAGCAGATCTCATGTAAAGCTAGCTTTAAATTAGTTCAGGAATTAGTACAAGTTTAGGCACAACAACACTGAGCTGGGCTTAACCACCTGAATATTTATTTGGTTTCTCAGGTGGGCTTTACAGCCCATGCTGAGCTCCATATGGCTGTGGATAAATAGGGAATACAGCAGCACTCACCCTTTACCTTTTCAGTGTAAACCCATGCTATAATGCTATGGGCAGGAGGGTTAAAGGGACATAATGCATCTTTCTGGGGCACTCACATTTTACTTAAGTCCTTAACTCACACAGTTGTTCCTCCAATGCCCCTAGGCTCCTTCTGTCATGTGCACAAAGTCATGCCAACTCTGTGTCTTCAGGACCAGAGAGGAAGATTAGAAGTCTCCTGCGTAACAATTAATTTTGCCTATGTTTGATATGCTGTTAATTGATGGGGAGAGATTTGGCATCACAGCTGGCACTAGCAGGCATGCTTATGGGACTCTTCGCACTTTTCACTTCAAGCACTTCATTTGTCCCTTCTTACCCTTTCTCTCAATTAAATTTAGCAGCCAGTCAGAGAATCAGGCCCCTAATTTGCAGAATCAGTTTGACAGCATTGATCATTTTGTTTCATCATCTCTGTCTGTATTTATTCATAGGTATAATTACATTCAAGGAACAAAACTATTTGCGTCCTTCTTCTTGGAGATCTCAAAGTTTCATGGCCAGTTACAGGAAGCTTCCAACACAACGAGTGTGCCAACTGAGGAACCCTGAAAAAGGAAAACAGCTAAATACCTGTTTATGAATAAACATACTGCTTTGCCTCTTCAAAGAAACATGtattaataattaaaaacacTTAGAAATGCACTGAGTGCTTGAAGCTGTTGAAAAATTTAAATGTATGCAACTGCTTggaatatatactatatatagcGTATGTATGATTATAAGCCGGTAAGAGATCTTAGTCCTAAGGCAGCAAAATTGGGGCAAAGGTGCATCAGGCTTATTGAATGGAATGTTTTACTGTGTAACATCAGACTTCGAGGCAATGGGAAGAAGAAAATGttgttaattttattaaaattaactttatttCCTGTTTTGTAGTTTGGCCAGCATAGTATTGTCTAGTTCACATTCCATTTCCTGAACATAAGTTGTTCACAGCACTGCTTCTTCCCTCTTGGCTAAATATGAATTTGGCGGGGGGGAGAGATATCACTGAATTAACCTCTTCTCCATCCACTTTTTCTCCCTAAAGGTTACCTGATGCAAGGAATAGCCCTGTACTACATAGCCCTGTCTTATTCTTATGAGCAGTTTgtctgaaatcaataggaatgtTCGCATAAATAAAAGTTTGCAGGTCTCCatgcttctttttttccatttgatcAGAATCTCCTGCTGTTTTGTAATTTGGCACATTATTACAGATTTTCCTGTGATACTCTCTTCCTAGATGTGACTTCT harbors:
- the CNDP1 gene encoding beta-Ala-His dipeptidase isoform X4, whose product is MILFVAALMLLFEPRVSSTSSSLETQIFQYIDDHQNEFIENLKDWVAVKSDSVQPAFRKEVTRMMELTADRLRALGTSVMLVNQLPDGQSLPAVLAELGKDPHKPTVCFYGHVDVQPAKKEDGWKTDPYTLTEIDGNLYGRGATDNKGPVLAWINAVETFRALKLVECGEKDLHSGTFGGIIHEPMTDLIALLDSLVNMSGHILIPGIYDDVATLTEEEKQLDESIEYDLEEHKTIAGVNKFLYDTKEDILLHLWRYPCLSIHGIEGAFYEPGIKTVIPSKVIGKFSIRQVPHMALATVEKQVTQYLEEVFSKRNSSNKLKVSMPMGTMPWIADIKKPMYLAAKTAIKTVFGEEPDMIQDGSTIPIARMFQNETRKSVMMLPIGAADAGEHSQNEKISRYNYIQGTKLFASFFLEISKFHGQLQEASNTTSVPTEEP